DNA sequence from the Candida dubliniensis CD36 chromosome 5, complete sequence genome:
AACGAATTGAACAAACTAGCTAATAACTTATTACCGAATCGAGAAAACTTCCCTCGATAATTCTTATGAATGGAATTATAGGCATTCACAAACCAAACTTCCTGTGGTTGTAGTCCTTTCCCTTGtgaattgatatatttatCACCAAATAAATGGGcaactttttcaaatgaatGTGGTAGAGATCGGAAATCTTCTTGTGCAGCAGTGACTATTTTCCGTTTGgatttttcattaacatCGTCATAATATACAATTTGAATGGGTAATTTGTTATCTAGGGCTCGCAATAAATGTATAAGATTCGCAGCATAATCAGAATGTTGATTCCCAATAGTTAAAACTATCCCTCTACCATTGAACTTgtttttaaattgttttaaaaatgGCTCTGCAGCATTATTTGAATGTTGGGTCTTTTTGGTAGTTTTTTGCATTGGATCatgattcaaaatttcataatAATTCGGTGGTTCATGATAAACTTTCCCTGTCCATCGTTCATAAACTGGGTATTCTTTGGATATCCAAGGGTAAACTCTATGTTcaaatgttgatgatttggtAACCATCAAGTCAACCAAAGCCTCCTTGTCTGTCAATTCTAATTTATCTATTTTAGTCTTGTCAGAAGTTTCACTTTCTCGATGAAGATTTTGCACTAACTTTTGTTGGTTGGTAATAAATTGGTTTATCTTGTTGATTTGAGGGGTTTCGTCATTTGTTATATAgcatttgttgaaaattctAAAAGTTGATAATCGATTAACAATCTCTTGTTCAAACTTTTGGTGCATATAATCTGTAAACATGGATTTTTGCAacttttccaattctttactgtaatcttcttctttgagTTTTTGCTtcattttatcaaatttttcttgtatAATTAGTTCTTTTACTTTGTTAAACTCTTGATACTCTTTagtttttttatcaaaatttacATCATATTTTGTATCAGGATTGAAATGCCAATTTACATCTTGAGCGAAaacatttttgaaatataaatcaCATCGTTCTTTAAATGATAACGTTCCCAAGACTGTCTCAAGCTTGTGATTGGTAAAAATATCATCgtatatatttgaatttaaatcttTTGTTCGTTTGGTAGTGTTTTGGAACGTGCtctttattaatgattcGTAAAGTGTATGGTTTTTGAAGTTGCTGATATGTTGTTGATCATTTGCTGAATTATCAACCAATGGTGATAATATAGATTTCAGTGGAGACTCGTTCTCCTCATGTAGATTATCgtatatattataaatgGAATAAGACAGCAAATGACTTTCGGTGTTGTagtaatttgaatttatgaAATATAAGATGAAAAATATCCATATCGATGCACCAGTGAATAAAACCCATTTCAGGCGTTGTCTGTTCCTAATAAGTTTTCGAATCATGTCAGAGGACAATGTTAATATGGAAACACTAGGACTAAAAGTCACCACGatatttttgtaaatatttcaacaaaaaaagtgGCTCTTCTGAAGAATAAAGGTCTATAagtatttattttataattttaaaaatactCAGGTAAGAAATGATATAAAAATAAGGAgatataaaaatttttaaaccACATCACATTCGTGCCTGTCTTTTTAAATCTTTCAGTTGTTTAAGCCTTGTTTGAATATTAATTAACAGCCACTATGgcattattttttaaaaaattacaaaaatagCAATGCATGAACAAGAATGGCTAATAAATGTAAGCCTATTTTTAGTCAATTTAAATCTGTTTGGTattgataaacaaaaacataGATTAATCAAGAACTTCCACTTCTACAATGTTATTAAGATACGTGTTTAGTATTTGCTAATTCTACTATAAATAACtaaattgaacaaaacaGTAAATAAACAAGCAAatcttttcaaaaaaaaaaaaaattaagttaatcaaataatagtAGATGCATAAATCTCAACTATTGTTTCATTCTTTTAGTCTTTCGGTATGAATGCATCAACGTGTTTTCTCAAGTACTAAaattgtgtttttttttttttttttgggtgcAAGATTTTTGCAGTTGTCAACAACTTACAAGAATATTCAGCATGATCACAACTATGGAACAATTTTGTAacccacacacacacacataaAAGTATACCCGCATATGCTTTCCGATTCTTCCTTTGTCGTGAAGagaatttttcttttatattCTTCTATCGCATCCCTATCTCTCTTCGGTATCTTATCAGCATATATAAGGTTTTGTGTCATTACTAATCCTGCTACAAGGTTAGATCATGTGATGTTGTTCAATAATTGTAACCCTCATTTCTGAAACGTTTCTTGTAAAAGAAGTATAATCCACAGATTGATGCAAGACTGTTGAAGAGGGAGAAGGTAATCTAAAACTTCAAATATTAAACTGCCTCCTGGGCTCtttgtttatcaaataGATTGTGCTCATAACTATTGAACTAACCTGTGTATTACcagaaaaagcaaaaaaactaattaaacaaattgatttatagTTGCTACTTAAAACTCTCTTATTGTTAATGGTTTTAGAACAACGTGGAGGATTAtgataaaaagaaaatttagTAAATAATTAGTTCTGAGAAATCAAGAACTAAAAATCCTGTGTACATGTGTTAGACTCTGTTTAGTTTAGTTATGGTGTTagtagttgtagttgtgGATAGCAAAAATCTCGTAAATGTATCAGATGAGTTTTTCTCAAGCACGTGTTATTTCTCACTCGAATTGGTTCCTTCTTTTTGCAACTACCAGTAGACTCCAGCTAGTGATATCTTGGTGATGTTTAAAGAGTCTGTTCTTTATTGTTTGGGATACAAAGgaagcaaaaaaaagaagggGAGAGGGGGGGGAGAACAAGAactcaattaaaaataactCTTTTTGAGAGAGTGCTCATGCATAATGCACAATATATAAGCGACAAGAATACTACCAAGTGTGTGTTGGTAATGCAAGAAGTATCATTTAGAGATATTTAAACCTCTGCAAAACTAGATCAATCTCAATCTctgattctttttttttttcttgaaatgTGTATCGTGGAACGTACTGGTGTACATATTATTGATCATTAATCAAAGTCTCCTTATACTCACAACGTCGTGCAGGTAAACGAAACACCAAACATATTCTTGGATTAGAAAAAATTGCTGGTGGTGTACTTCAACAATTGTCGGAGTTGATGTCTAACTTAAGTATTATCAATAGTGTATGAAAAAGGAGAAATATCTGAAACTTTGGTTATTATACATAAAATCTAAAAATTTTGTGCAATGGTTGAGGAGTTTTCGTAAAGCCTATACATTTATAGTCTAGTCTCtcaattgataaacatCAAGTCACACGattaatttgattcttAAAAAAGATACAACAACATTCAAATCACGTAAAGTATTATGTAAACCCAACAAACGTTTATGGGTATAACGAATAACCTTTTTGTGAACTGTTTTATGCCAAGGAGATGTTAAGGCATataatagtaatatatGGTGATGCTTTTTATTAGCCACCTCGTAAAACTGAAAAGGTTTATAAATAGAGACTTATTGTGATAAGTAAACTACGTTAATAGCTCGTATTTTCTCTAGGAAAGTATATACCTATATCTTAGTTGACAGCAAAGGCGTCAGGAAGGGTATATACAAGTGTCCAACTCTAGTGATCTGATGATCCTCCGCAGTCCGCTAACCAAGAGGCCTGAGCTAGAGTTGgtgttgttcttgttaCCTCACAGTTATTGGTATAAGTACTAAAGGATTTGGGTACGTAAATCGCTATCACAGGGAAAGTGTCTTAAGCGCAATGAGAGAACTTAACTAAGCTAATAATATGTTGATCTCGAAACCTGCTCTATGGGGAAAAGGAACATATTACAAATTATTTACCATTATTGTAAACACTAATCTGACTAAATATTCATCTTACTTGGTATTCTTCTACCGTTGAGAAGCATTGTTTTTTCGTTCATGTTATTTCCGCactgaaaaaagaaacaacaccaaaaacAAACCCTAATTTCTCGTCtttgaaacaaaactaCGTGATGTTTATCTTCtgttaaacaaaaacaaatgtCCAACAATCATTTACAACCTCCTAATAATTCCCATGAAGATTCTTCACAAATAACAACTATATCTGATATTTCTTGTCTGAAGATCCTGACTCTTGCAGATCTTGAACCATTTTGTATAGGAACAGGAACAACACCACGAGTTCATTTACAATGTCGTTATTATCGATTCCCTAATGAAGATAGTTTTGAAACTTGGTTAGATGATCGGAAACAAGTAGTTCATTGGATTTGTCGACAAAAGAAACCTCATAAAAATTCAGCCTTTTTAGAATATAGAGAATATGAATGTAATTTTGCTGGCAGGTATACTCAAACTAGTGCTAATCATATTAATACCACCAAtgatttacaacaacaaaatggGGATGGTACAAATGAGACAACACCAGCACCTATAAAAAagaggaaaagaaaaccaacgattaaaatcaattgtcCGGCTAAAAtccaaatgaaaataaCCCCAAAAGATCCTGATGGAATTTACGTTACTTGGATTTATAAACATAATCATGACGTTGGTACTGAAGAATATTTTAATCTGAGtagagaaaagaaaaatgcaaaaagaaagagtaaaaaaagaaagaggtAATAGTGTACTCCCTCTAAAAAGGACGAGTTGTTATGTAATGGAAGTTTGATTTCCCAAAAAAAGACACACATTAGATGAAGCTTACAACCAATAGCCCATGTAATATTAAGATGTTGCTataattgtttcaaaagacatagatatataatattataatgatttacaacaatcttttttaaataCCTTACTAGTCATTACAGTTAAacataatgatttatttcaaataaacaTCTCACGTATAAAAATTATACAACAAATagaacaaaattaaaaaacttcttcttcctcttccttCAAAATagatataaaaaaaaattaccaaccaagataataaaaccaaaatacaaaaaattccaatccttaaaaaaaaaacaccaaacaaataaaaaacaaaaaaactatAAACCTTGTATCAATTCCATCAAGTCACGATCATCTCCGAACAACTCTTCAACATCTGCCAATGCTGTTTCACTGAATAACCCTGACTTAGTTGGCCTATACCCTTGAGAAACTGCCTCAACTATTGATGCCCTACgtctttcaattttagaTTGACTTTGGCGACGTAtaggttgttgtttctttatGTGACCACTACCGTTAAACTTCTTGTCAACATTTGAATGACGATGATTgagatgatgattattatcattatcttgatatatatgattattatatagCACCGACTTATTTCTGAATGCACCCAAGGGgatctttttcttattttgattattattgaaatctCGCCATATTTTCacatcattttcatcatcattgtcCAACTCACTcacatttaataattcatctaATCCCAATGCCAGATCGTCAGATGATATCATCAGTGATGCATTTGTTGGTCCAACCACTATACTCTTGCGTGAATTGGTGGCAAGAGATGATGCCATTGATGACGTGGTCGGTAGACCGGCTCCATTTGGTGAATTCACTATGCTAGTAGAATGAGAAGCACCACTTTGGACAGCACTTCTTGGTTCTTGtgatttattcaattgcaATGTTCTTGTTGACAATCCATCAATTACTCCAAATGGTTTACAATCAACAGTAACCCATGAACCCAATTTAGGAGGTCTATAATCAGCAGTTTTCGAAGATAACACCTCTGTTGCCTTTTTAGATGATCCAACCAAACTGTTGTTTGACGATGATTTCGGTAAACTCTCATCAACATCAGTAGATTCACTACTATCATAAttatcatcgtcatcagATCCTACTCCAAGGCCAGCACCAAGTTCTTGGATAGTCATTGGTGAATCACTGTATGCCTTGTAAAGTGAATTACCATGATGTATAGGCTTGGTCTTACTCTTAAATGTATTATCGTTTTCAATTTGCtcaaataattcatcaGCTCCAGTAATTGCTTTAGTAGACAACGCCTTCTTATtctgtttgttttttctatttttgaTAACTGGTTTAgggttgttgtttttttcgTCAGCTTCTTCACTTGATGATTCGTTATCAGAACTAAAGAAATAGTTCCATAAATAagaatcatcatcttcatcactGTTGTGGTTGCTATTGGATCtctgttttattttatcttttttcaGTTTATCACTATCTCCTTTATGATGACTACTCTTCGTTCCATTACCGATACTCCcatttttatcatcaaaCAAGGGAACATCAAAgttgatcaaatcaatataatcatcttcatcgtAATCACTGCCACCAGAAGCACTGCTTTCATATTTAACAATAGGTTTACTACGATCTTCTCCAATGCCTTTGAAAGAATTCACAATGCGATTAGTAGTTGAGAAATCACTATCAAAAGTGTGCAAATCATcctcatcttcttcttcattttcattttcatcaaacccgttggtttcaaattcattcaCAAGATatttctcttcttctttcaaaaatggATCGTTTtcgtcatcatcgtcatcatctCCATTATTGcgttcttcttcttcttcaatgcTAGAAGAAATAAGTGAATCATTACGATGTGGTTGGTCGTTTTCTTTAATGATTGGGGGTAGAAACTCGTCTGCATCATTTTCAGCTTGCAAGGTTGCTAGCAACTCATTGTCATCAATCTCATAATCTTCATCTGAATTCAACTCTTCTTCGTTGATTTTTGGAACATCTATTAAATGAtgatcaaattcaaattccaAAGAAGGAACATTGGTTGAGTCCACAGGAATCTCGGGTGAGTAATCCACTTCTTCACcaatatcttcttcttctggcTCTCTAATATGAGTTTGTTGATGATCTGCATCTACTTCCTCATTCTCACCagtatcaaattcaaatttaaaattaatgtCGGGAAGAACTGCATCCGACCTTCTTCTAccatattttaaaaaactcgtttttcttggtttcaattttttcatacTAGCAACATCGTCTTCATTGTCAGAGTCAGATAGAGGTTCAGATTCAGAATCAGAGCTCGAGGCAATGGCGTTATCATTACTTTCATTCTTTGGTTTGCTTTTTAATCCCTTTCTGGCTCGGGCCACTTTTAACGCATGTGCTTTTTGTTGTGCCTGTAATttaacaaaatcaacatcaGAATCATCATCGGAGGAGCTAAACATGGCCTCATCGGAATCCCCATCTGATGAAGTTGAACTGAAaatattcttattattcttctcatcttcatcatcatcattgcTACTTGAATCCTGTGGTTTTTTGccaattaatgaatataaCCCATcaagatgatgatgctcagtttcatcatcttcatcttcatcttcatcatcatcatcgtcatcatcgCTATCATTTTCGATGTCTTCATCACTATCTTCATTACTATCTGAATTAACATTGTAGCTAGACCAAGTTACAGTTTTTCTAGGAATAGTCTTTTTCACTTTCTTCCCAACTGTTTTCCTCCCCTTCCCACCAGTGAAGGAAGGTGACATTGATTTTCTGGAAAATTTGTTATTAGTGTTGTCACTATTTTTATAACCCATTATTGTCTATCgtaaaatggaaaaaaaaaaatgtatgtaataaaataaactaaaataaaataaaataatgcCTTGTGAATATAAAACTAGATATCACACCCCTCTTTGTAAATTCTTGCTAGGTTTCTCTCTAGTTATtgtattgatttaaattgcTATAATGAAATGATTTGTAAAATAAGTAAATATGAATGGAtttttagtattatttCTAAAATTATACATAATctgcaattttttttaaggaaaaaaaaaacactaAAAAAACAGATACAAGATTATTGAATATACTCCTTTCTATTATAAGTTAATATAAAAAGGaaattcttcttgatcGATTTATTGAATGGAATTTGTGGATggattatcaaaattaaatacAAGTATTTGTATGTAAGTATGAAAATCCTTGATAAGAAGTTGTATGTTACTCTTATATATCGACAGGGTTGTTTCAAAAACTCGTTTGTTTCAAATGTAATGTCAAAGAGGTATTAGAAGAGCaatcaaaaagaataacGAATATACTTTCAAAAAGCCCTTGTTGGATAAAATGGGGGAAAATGTGGattggttgtaaaaaatAAGGAAATCCTTTTAAGattaaattggaaaaaagaTGGGCAGCccaaaaggaaaaaaaaaaattttgtattttctttctgagggaaatttaatttagttttataattaactttctttttttttgtgtgtgcacacacacacacacacaacttcaaacaataaacaataaacatTAAATAAGATGAGCAgcaaaaaatatttaaaacCTTTTTCCTGTCAAATCAGGTCGGTCGGTCGGTCCAGTCAGTCCATCGGTCGGTCAACTCCTCGCAGGGCAACGATGGAATTTCCGATACccctttgttttttgtcTCCATCGTTTAAACTGAAACTGAtcttatcaattattatttgtgtCTTCTATCAAATCACCTATTTCTTTACTCATCTTCCTACCCATAACTGAGGCTTATTGTTAATTACTTAAAATGTAACCTTCAtctaaaaaaacaaaggaTATAAATAATCTACTGTAATACTGTGTACCTACTATATCTTATTTCTCTTCCCCCTCTTCATTATTCTTACTTTCTATCTCCCTTATCTTGATCTCCTGATCACTCCCCTCcccctttttctttagtttagtcttttgttatttttgttcttgCATGTTACATATGTGTGGGAGATGAGCAAGAAAattacaaaacaaaagaacGAAACAATAGAACAGAATAAGGGTATGTTGTTTGTTAGAACCCACAATAGTTTCTGGTGTTACTTCATTTGACTTGATTGGTTGATTTAGTTTCTTGAAATTGTGGCAACTTTTAGTATCCACGGAGTAGGACTAAATCTAACCAACAGGTCATTCAGTgatactaaaaaaaaatagggCCATCTCCGCCCCCTCCAATCAGATTTGGgggtgaaaaaaaaaatacatcTGCCATTCTGCATTATAACGACGCTAACACTAAAGCCCCATGTTCAATGTCTACATCACACATAAAAACTAGAGGTagataacaacaacaaaagttGATAACAATATACTAGGTTGTATCATCACGGTATTTTCactaaaagaaaaacaacacattgtaattgtaattAATAACGGGAAATTTTCCTAATTGTGTGAATTAATAGTTGAAGGATATTTCAATTGTCATGTATGATACTAAATCTTGAtagataatttttcaaatttttcaaaatcaacttcaacaaACAGCAACATCCCACACACCCCGCCTCATCATTAACATCTGCTTCACACTTTTTCCAGATTTGTCTTTACTTCCTTCCcctctctttcttttcttctccTCAATAACTATTGGTGCACCCCTATTTTTAATCACTTGATGGTGAATCCACACTTGTAAGACAAATCTCATCCCCCAACAACCACGTACAAGACTACACAAAAGCAACTAGACAATGCATAGGCTTCAGAATTGtgtgaaaaaaaagtaatgGCACACGACTTATTGCGGATCTTGGGTATGAGATGAGCACAAGACTGTTAGGTTTCATATTTTACACAGAAGGACAAGATAAAGGATGGGGGGGGGAAGAAATAGGTGTCTTTCTTCGATAACTTCAAATACTTAATTACCTAATTAAGTTATGTTTATCCCTGTATTTGACATTTGATCCGTTCTGGTAGTCTTAGTAGAATTGAGTGTCCGAAATCTTAACGATTAATCAAGCTTTGACCACACGTATCGATGTGGTTTCTTTTGACAAATTACACGAatttgtatatatatgaaaTGCAATCAATTATACATAGTATACAAAGCTATAATAACACTTAGAACATGTTCTGTATAGATTACACGGaatcattatttctttggttCCCTTCCACCATATTTGACTCTTCACTCCCCACCTACCTACCAACAATCTATATATCTCTAACCTTCTTTACTAATCTTGAATATCATGATTAATCTCTCTCTCTTCATGTCTCCTTTTAACGGGCTTTGTCGGCTTCAGCAGAAGCGGTCAATCTAgcatttaattcaatttggtCTTTAACGGCTTTAGTCAAATATTCAATCATAATAACATCTTGGTTGTGatctttaaataatttttctaattctgGTAAATTAGTTAAAATAGATGgtttattcaataattgattacTTAATAAtcttaataaatcaatatcttGGTctttattaccattattttcaatgtATGATAACAATTGAGCAACATTATTGTTGGctttattcaattgttgacTCAAATATGATAAATCGTCagtattattgttattattagtagtagtagcagtagTGTcattttgatgatgattatttttcaCATCAATCAAGTTTTTAAAAGCGATTCTTTCAGTAATGGTGGCATTTATAACTTCATTAGGAATAGGAGTGAAAATGTATGAATTATTGACATTAGTTGTTTTCCAACCAATTTGTTGGGCATTAGTAACTGGTTTACCAACAGCAGCACCAATATAAGTTGTAATTTTAGgttcaataatttgattttgttcatttaaaaattcaacatttAAATATATAGCAGGGAATGGGAATGCTCTATCAGCACcttttgaataaaaatCATGAATTAAACTAGTAATATCATCTATTTGATTCGAACTTCCAAACCATCCTAAAACAGTTTCTTTAGGATGAGcttttttatataattgatataatgatttatgAACTTGATCTTCAATGGCAATAGAATCCCCAGTTTCATTAATAGGAACCATAAATCCATCTTTAATTTCCATTTCTAATCCATCGTCAGATCGAGATCCTAATAATGTACCAATGATTCGTTTATTTAAAACTTGTTGTGAGATGATTTCTAAAATGGTCAACATTGCTGGAGCATGAATCTTTATACTAGCTGGTCCATTGGCAGATCCAGCAGCTGGTGCTATAACATTTGGTCTCACCAAATGcataaatgaatttgtttgtgacatgatgaattattgtTGTAGTGAGTTGGTTTGTCTGACTTGGCCTTGTTGTCGTTGATAGagcaaagaaagaaaaaatttttgtttcccTGTTGTGGtgattattaaaaaaaaaaaaaaaatttttcatatatatGGGTGAGTTAATATACAggatgttgaaaaattacaCAGTCCAAATGGATTAAAgaagttgcaaaaaaaaaaaattaaataacaacaattattgatCTTGATAAAGGTGATGCTTTCAATAGAGTAGTGAATAGTGTTAGACAAGTGTTTTCTATTGATATGAAAAAAGATCTGCCCCGGtttctttggttttggtgTGTTTGGTGAGAATCTGGGAAGAATAAGTATATTTAAGTGATCTTAAGATAtcttttataaatttgacTGTGCG
Encoded proteins:
- a CDS encoding translation initiation factor eIF3 subunit, putative (no apparent S. cerevisiae orthologue) gives rise to the protein MSQTNSFMHLVRPNVIAPAAGSANGPASIKIHAPAMLTILEIISQQVLNKRIIGTLLGSRSDDGLEMEIKDGFMVPINETGDSIAIEDQVHKSLYQLYKKAHPKETVLGWFGSSNQIDDITSLIHDFYSKGADRAFPFPAIYLNVEFLNEQNQIIEPKITTYIGAAVGKPVTNAQQIGWKTTNVNNSYIFTPIPNEVINATITERIAFKNLIDVKNNHHQNDTTATTTNNNNNTDDLSYLSQQLNKANNNVAQLLSYIENNGNKDQDIDLLRLLSNQLLNKPSILTNLPELEKLFKDHNQDVIMIEYLTKAVKDQIELNARLTASAEADKAR
- a CDS encoding alpha-1,3-mannosyltransferase, putative (Similar to S. cerevisiae MNT2;~In S. cerevisiae: integral membrane glycoprotein of the Golgi complex, required for addition of alpha1,3-mannose linkages to N-linked and O-linked oligosaccharides) — protein: MIRKLIRNRQRSKWVLFTGASIWIFFILYFINSNYYNTESHLSSYSIYNIYDNLHEENESPSKSILSPLVDNSANDQQHISNFKNHTLYESLIKSTFQNTTKRTKDLNSNIYDDIFTNHKLETVLGTLSFKERCDLYFKNVFAQDVNWHFNPDTKYDVNFDKKTKEYQEFNKVKELIIQEKFDKMKQKLKEEDYSKELEKLQKSMFTDYMHQKFEQEIVNRLSTFRIFNKCYITNDETPQINKINQFITNQQKLVQNLHRESETSDKTKIDKLELTDKEALVDLMVTKSSTFEHRVYPWISKEYPVYERWTGKVYHEPPNYYEILNHDPMQKTTKKTQHSNNAAEPFLKQFKNKFNGRGIVLTIGNQHSDYAANLIHLLRALDNKLPIQIVYYDDVNEKSKRKIVTAAQEDFRSLPHSFEKVAHLFGDKYINSQGKGLQPQEVWFVNAYNSIHKNYRGKFSRFGNKLLASLFNSFSEFILIDVDTVLMQPPEFFFQLKNYQTTGTYFFKDRSVFQKRSLEDGKFFERMGPSTVDQIMFDIPIMTNYTTTRELFRGLQHYMESGLVMINKDKHLNSILMITQINLIGPITGKVWGDKELFWLGFAINGDEEYYFDNNFAAAIGELTPPQDRARKDGTWHHSKEICTPHPGHISSDDNHSLLWINSGFRFCHQADEVDFEKEAEKKTRLKHLQTADQFRTFYYNPLRITHAIVPPLDPDLQDRKNAMDEPTNGWFWESGYCRRYMWCAYSSVGGPQKRPDEKDDKNDNNKIKDNTLEGILVEYNQDEIALFDYLGDIWVGTE
- a CDS encoding conserved hypothetical protein (appears to be a fusion of orf19.4281 and orf19.4282); translation: MGYKNSDNTNNKFSRKSMSPSFTGGKGRKTVGKKVKKTIPRKTVTWSSYNVNSDSNEDSDEDIENDSDDDDDDDEDEDEDDETEHHHLDGLYSLIGKKPQDSSSNDDDEDEKNNKNIFSSTSSDGDSDEAMFSSSDDDSDVDFVKLQAQQKAHALKVARARKGLKSKPKNESNDNAIASSSDSESEPLSDSDNEDDVASMKKLKPRKTSFLKYGRRRSDAVLPDINFKFEFDTGENEEVDADHQQTHIREPEEEDIGEEVDYSPEIPVDSTNVPSLEFEFDHHLIDVPKINEEELNSDEDYEIDDNELLATLQAENDADEFLPPIIKENDQPHRNDSLISSSIEEEEERNNGDDDDDDENDPFLKEEEKYLVNEFETNGFDENENEEEDEDDLHTFDSDFSTTNRIVNSFKGIGEDRSKPIVKYESSASGGSDYDEDDYIDLINFDVPLFDDKNGSIGNGTKSSHHKGDSDKSKKDKIKQRSNSNHNSDEDDDSYLWNYFFSSDNESSSEEADEKNNNPKPVIKNRKNKQNKKALSTKAITGADELFEQIENDNTFKSKTKPIHHGNSLYKAYSDSPMTIQELGAGLGVGSDDDDNYDSSESTDVDESLPKSSSNNSLVGSSKKATEVLSSKTADYRPPKLGSWVTVDCKPFGVIDGLSTRTLQLNKSQEPRSAVQSGASHSTSIVNSPNGAGLPTTSSMASSLATNSRKSIVVGPTNASSMISSDDSALGLDELLNVSELDNDDENDVKIWRDFNNNQNKKKIPLGAFRNKSVLYNNHIYQDNDNNHHLNHRHSNVDKKFNGSGHIKKQQPIRRQSQSKIERRRASIVEAVSQGYRPTKSGLFSETALADVEELFGDDRDLMELIQGL